The Deltaproteobacteria bacterium nucleotide sequence CGACGAGGAGCCGTCCGCGCTGGGGATCGCCGAGGACGCCGTCGACCGCGCGGGCAAGCCTCGCCTTCGGCGTCCGAATACGGTGCTCGCGGAGCTGCGCGACGAGGAGCGCGACCAGGCGGTCGCGGTCGCCGCGCCGGGCGGGGCGGACGTGCGTGACGAGTAAGGCTGCCCGTGATCGCCGGGAGTCCAGGTTGGCCATGTGCGACCGAGACCTTCC carries:
- a CDS encoding GNAT family N-acetyltransferase, with protein sequence MANLDSRRSRAALLVTHVRPARRGDRDRLVALLVAQLREHRIRTPKARLARAVDGVLGDPQRGRLLVATIGGRPIGLAALSFIWPLEHGGRSAWLEELYVEPSQRGCGIGRALLRA